The Bacillus sp. 2205SS5-2 genome segment AATCATGGGGTGATGCATCTGTCCACGTCTCCTTTCTCTCTATATCTATTATAATGGAAAATAGAACCTAATTGGGCATATTCATCACAATTATGTAAACGTTTACATAATTAGAAAGGCTCACTAGTAGAACTTTAGCAAGAAGCGTCTTTGGACATGAGCTAAGGCCCTTTCGTAATCATTGTTACTCATAGAAGCGAATAATGAATGAAAATGCCCTCTAGTTAATCCTAGAGACAAATATAGGCGAGAACAGGCACTGAATTCTATTCTTTTATCGGAATAGATCATTCTGCGAGAAGTAACGTTCTTTATGAAATCTGCTATAGTATTATGAGCAATTTATTGCAAGGGATAATCCTCTAATTTTACAAAAGTATAGTTCTGGTCTCGTAACTTGGGTACTGCGAGCTGGATCCCTTCGGCTGTCTCAGATTCAGGTTGATTCATATGGAGAATCGCAATTGAACCAGGCTGAGCTTGTAAGAGTGAGTTTTCTACTTGTTGAGAGGAGAATGTAGCACCTGCATCTCCGTTCAAATCGAAATTCACAACCTGTAGGCCCAGTGCCCCTAATAATCCAACGGCTACTTCATCATAATGAGCAGTGCCTGAACGGAAGAATTTCGGTTCCCTCCCAGTTAGTTCAGCAATATAGCGGTGGTTGGACATCACTTCTTCTAGTACTTCCTCAGGGCTGTTCGTTCCGGGAATACCGTATGCTGATTGACCCGCAGTGCTTAGAGGTCGGTGGTGTGTTCCGTGATTCTCAATTTCAAATAAAGGGTGCTCGGCAAGACTTGTGAAAATTTCTTGATTGGCTTGTATCCAGCGTTGATTTAAAAAGAGGGTTGCAGGTATGTTTTCTTGAATTAAATAAGTCATTAGCTCTTCATCATAACCATTTCCAGTAGTAGACCCACAGGCGTCAAAGGTAAGCGCCACTACTTTTTGCTCTGTCGAGAGTGAATTTTTCACACCGGTCACATCTAGTCCCCATTCGGTTGGAGCAGGATAAGAGGCTTCTAACAATGGAGGCAACAAAGAAGCGGCAGACGATTGAAAAAAATCTTCTCTAGTGGATTTAATCGATTTTTTGATTAGAAGAGGATGAGTGGTTGAATGAGTGTGAGCGACTTTGGTCGTAGTCTTATCGGTGGATATAAATAAGTAAATGACTGAGAGAGAAATCATCATTAGTAGAAAACGTTTCATCTTATACTCCTTATCAAAACAAAATTTGGTAGTCATACTATAAAAATACATAATTTCAACCGTTAATTCCATATAAATTTGAGATTAGGAGCTAATAAGTTGGGAAGTCTACTAATTTAATTGGAAAGATGGGGCTATTGGAGTAAATATGAAGGAATGGAGTGAGAGAATGAATTCAAACGTGACAGTCAAAGGAATCGAAATGGATGAACAAACAAGATGCTGTCATTATTCATCTGAACTAGATATTATCGCGCTAAAATTTAAGTGCTGTCAGACTTATTTTCCTTGCTATCAATGTCATGAGGAGTTGACCGGCCACGTTCCGATTCTCTGGGGGAAACAAGAGAAACAAACGAAAGCTATTTTGTGTGGCTCTTGTTGGAACGAGCTGACGATTGAAGCCTACCAAAGCTGCCAAGAGCGGTGTCCAAATTGTCGAGCGCGCTTTAATCCGGGCTGTGCGAATCATTATCATCTATATTTTGACTGAGACAAGCTCTGAAAATCTTCCAGAGCTTTTTGTGGTTTAGTAGGCGAGTCCAACCGATTGGAGTTGCAGTTCGTCATTTCCGACTGCTTTCTTACTTTTCATCTAGAAATGGAGAAGTTTTCATTTGGAAAAGAGCACGAAGTCATACATATCAGGGGATATATTCCTATTCGAAAAGCCACAATCCTTGCGAAAACACCCTTTCCCTAAAATGTCACTTTTTCAATGCCCTAATAAAAACACTTCCTTTTAAACTCGTTTCATCACACAGAAAGAAACATCGTGTAGATAAAGATCATGTTCGCAGAGAGTGATGTTTTTCTTTCACTGATTTTTTCTTTACAATAGAAGTTGATATCCAAAGTGAAAGTAGGAAACATAATGACTATCCTTATAACGGGAGCAGCAGGATTCATCGGTTTTCATGTAACAAAAAGATTGCTTCAACAAGGCTATGATGTGATTGGAATAGATAATTTTGATCCGTATTATAGCGTGGAATTAAAAAAAGACCGTTTAAACCAACTTCAACATCCCCATTTTATGTTTGAAAAGGTGGATATTGAACAGGAACAAGAAGTACTCGACATTTTTGCGAAATATAAGCCACAAAAAGTTCTTCATTTGGCCGGACAAGCAGGTGTACGATACAGTTTAGAAAATCCGAAAGCCTATATTTCTGCCAATATTTCTGGATTTTTTCATATACTAAACGCCTGCAAAAGTTCTCAAATTGAGCATTTCTTATACGCTTCGTCTAGTTCAATTTATGGAGAAAGTGAGAAGCAACCTTTCTCCATCCAAGATCGTGTCGATCAGCCAGTCAGCTTGTACGCTGCTACAAAAAAATCAAATGAACTGATGGCCTATTCCTATAGTCATGTTTATGGGCTCCGGACTACAGGTCTGCGTTTTTTCACGGTCTATGGCCCGTGGGGAAGACCCGATATGGCGTATTATTCATTTACGGAAAAAATCATAGGCGGAAAGCCAATCTCTCTTTACAATCATGGAGATATGCGGAGGGATTTTACGTATATTGACGATGTCGTTCAAGCTGTCGTTGCTCTCCTATCCAAAGTATATAAAGAAGAAGACGCTCCCTATTCTATTTTTAACATTGGCAGTCATTCCCCAGAGAAATTAGGGGATTTTGTGTCTCTCTTAGAAGACCTCACAGGGAAGGAAGCTCACATTGAATATAAAGAAATGCAGCCTGGGGACGTAAAGGAAACGTATGCAGATATTACGGAGCTCCAAGCGGAAATTGATTTTGCCCCGTCCACCTCACTACTTGAAGGGCTGACGTCTTTTGTTAAGTGGTATAAAATGTATCATTCATAAACCTGGATCAAGAAAAGCGGAAGTGGCTCGCTCAGCAGCGGCGGGCAAATGTTATCCAACGGAGAAGGTCCTGACCTTTGGAGTTGGATGTTATTTGTCCCATAGCTGCTAGCCACTGAAGCTAGATCAAGAAAAGCGGAAGTGGCTCGCTCAGCAGCGGCGGGCAAATGTTATCCAACGGAGAAGGTCCTGACCTTTGGAGTTGGATGTTATTTGTCCCATAGCTGTTAGCCACTGAAGCTAAATCAAGAAAAGCGGAAGTGGCTCGCTCAGCAGCGGCGGGCAAATGTTATCCAACGGAGAAGGTCCTGACCTTTGGAGTTGGATGTTATTTGTCCCATAGCTGCTAGCTACTGAAGCTAGATCAAGAAAAGCGGAAGTGGCTGCCCTGAGGCGACAGGCAAATGAAGAGCTCGTAGGTGATGCCTGAATCACTGGAGAGTTATTCATTTGACCCAAGCCTCAAGCCACTGAAGTTAGATCAAGAAAAGCGGAAGTGGCTGCCCTGAGGCGACAGGCAAATGAAGAGCTCGTAGGTGATGCCTGAATCACTGGAGAGTTATTCATTTGACCCAAGCCTCAAGCCACTGAAGCTAGATCAAGAAAAGCGAAAATAGCCACAATGTATACAAAAAGAGCCTAAGAAAAAGGTATTCACTGATGGGAGTGAATACCTTTTTGATACGTACGAATAAGTGTCTTTTATGACTTGCCTTTGGCTTCTTGCGATTTTCTGATTACTTTAGAAAATGAGGCAGGTTATTTTTACTCACTTCGCCATAAAAGGATCCTTGATTGCTGCGAGGGAAAAACCTAATAATATAGGCACGGTTATCCTTAGAAAACTGTTCATATGAGCCATTATACGTCTCCAACGCCTGTTGAATTTTTTGAGGATCCGTGATGGTTTCACTTGCGCCCCACAAATCGTCCTCGTGGAAAAATTCATGGGTGTCATAATGCTTAGTTTCATCTGTTAAGGATAAAACTTCCATTCTTTTAATTTCCTTAGCTGTAAGTGTAATTTCTTCAGTATATCCTTGTTCATCGAGCCATTTATTCGTGTTTTTATACGATTCACGAATAGAATAGAACAAATCTTCCTCAGTAGAAATAGACATTTTTGCCTCATGCTTTACCGGACCATTAAGTTCTTCCAGTGTCGCAGATAAAATATCCTGTTTTAACACACGCGTGAAGGCCTCGATTTGGTCGGAGTCTCCGACAATCTTTGTGAGGATTCGCTCAGGATCACTAAATTCCATGTAATCAATCTTAGTATCTAGTTTTGAAAAGAAATAGGTTTGCTTTTTATACGATGGTGATTCTTTTGCAAGCTTGAGTACTTTTTGAATGGAATCTCGTTTGATTGTATATTCACGGACCATCGTGTTTTCGTTTTGTAGTTGATAGGCAATAAAAATATTTTCGTAGTCTTCCGGGTTCGGCACGCTTTGTATATGAACGTTTTCGCCCTCACTCACAATCACTTCTTGAAGTAATAAAACACTATCAATAAACTCAGGGTTATTAATGAAAATATTCCGATTTTCTTCTTCCCCTTGTATTAGTTCAAAACTAGAATGACCGAGGAAAACCCCTTTTATGTCTTCTTCTTTCGGTAACTTTGTTTCATAGCCAACAACATCTACTGCCGAGATAAGAAGAATAAACACAGAAGCAATAGAATAAACGATGAATCCTTTGAGCGCCTTACTATCAAAGATTTGCCACGATTTGCGAATGGCCATTTCAGCCACAGCATAGCCAATGACGGCTCCTAGTGCATACCCGAAATAAGACCAAGCAGTATTCTCCCAATAAAAGTAGATTCCGAACAAAATCATCGTACAAAACGTAACCCCATATTTGAAAATAGGAGTTAAATAGGCGAAAGATATCACCTGCGTAGCCACTTCGACGGAACGTTTCTTATAGAGAAAATATCCTAGTAAAAACAAGAATATACTTAGGAATACATAAACAAGCAGTTCTACTTGCGATAAGAGCTTATCAGAGTAATAATATTCCGTTAAGCGAGTGAGTGGTGACCAGCTTAACATTTCATTGTCAGTTACATAGTTAGTCGAGAATCCAAAATAATAGATCTCTAAATGCTTTGAAGCCAGTAAGAGCACACCTGCAGGTAGGAACAAGAAAATATACGTTAAAATCCCTTGAGCAATCGACATTCCTGAAACCATCGCTACTACAACAGAGGCTAAGAATAAAAAGGTGGCAAAGAGGGTAAAAATGCCTGCCCAATTTAACAGTGTTGTACCAGAGAAATAGAAAGCAGTGGACGGTTGAACGATGGCGATAATTCCAGTTGTCATCCAGATGGGAATGACGAGCATGCTTATTCCACTAATGACGTGAGTTCCATACAATTCGAGTCGTTTTAAAGGCATACTATGAACAAAGTCAGCAGATTTTTTTTCTTGTATATACCGAAACAAGAAAATTCCCGTTAAAATCGGAACGCTGAAGAGTAAGAGTAGTTGAATATCGCTTGCAACTTTAAACAATGTATCGATGTGCGTGATGCTGTAGTAAGGGCTGTTTCCTTTTAGTAAAAGCTGCAAAGGAACCGCAAACAGTAATCCTGCGAAAAAGACTAAGGCAATCCATCCATGTTGCTTTAAATCCTGTTTAAAAATAGAAATGTTAAAGAAGGATATTGTTGATTTCATAGCCGTGATCCCCCATTTCATAAATAAATATTTCTTCTAAAGTTAGCGGTAATAAATCAAATACAAGTGGATCAAGGGCAGTAAATGCTGCTGAGATGGCATCTGCTTCTCCTCTGATAATAAAGAGAGAAACACTTCCGCGCTGCTCTTGGTGAAGGACGGAACAGTTTGCGAGAATTTTTGTTCTATGGTCTTTATGTCGAAAGGCCACTTGAATTTTATGGGTATCGGCCTTTAGCTCGTCTATTTCTTTTTCAATCAAAAGTTGACCTTTGTGCATAATCCCGACATGATCGCATAAATCTTCAATTTCTCGCAAGTTATGGGAAGAGATAATAATGGTCATTTCTCGTTCGGCAACATCCTGAAATAATAAATTTTTAATTTTTTGTCTCATGACAGGATCTAGCCCATCAATGGGCTCATCTAAAATAAGTAACTCAGGCATACAAGAGAGAGCGAGCCAAAAAGCAACTTGTCGCTGCATCCCTTTTGAGAGTCGGTGAACTTTTTGCTTCCGCGTTATTGAAAAAACAGACTCTAGGCTGCGGTAACGCTCTTCATTCCAAGTTGGATAGATATTTTGGTAATAGCTTGCCATTTGTTCAACGGTAGCAAGTGGAAGGAAATAGATTGTGTCAGGAATATAGATCATGTTCTCCTTAATCGTAGTATTTTCAAAAACCGCTTGTTCCTTTACAAGAACACTGCCTGTTGACGGACGATAAATGCCGGCTAGCATTTTGAGTAGAGTTGTTTTCCCCGCACCATTTGAGCCGAGTAATCCATAAATCGTTCCTTTTTTCACAGAAAGGGTAACGTCTTTTACGGCTTCTTGTTTTTCAAAATGTTTAGTGACATTCATGAGTTGAATCATAACTGTTCCCCCTTTGGATGTGAGCTTATCACTGTTGTATATATTTCCAATAACTCAATTTCTGTTAGACCGAGGAAAATGGCTTCGCTTATTAATTTCAGAAGCTCTTTTTTTACGAGTTGAAGCTTTCTTTGTTGCAAGGAATCGGGTAAAGGAGCGACAAAACTTCCTTTTCCAGGCTGCGAATAAAGGTATCCTTCTCGCTCTAATTCTCTGTATGCTTTTTGAATTGTGTTGGGATTGACGGTTAGTTCCTTTGATAGATGGCGGACTGAGGGGAGCTTTTCATCTGGGGTTAGTACGCCGCTAATAATAAACTCCTTTATTTTATCGACAAGCTGTTCATAAATCGGTTTCCTACTTCTAATATCAATGTCAAACATGATTTCCCTCCTTTGCCTTACTGTGTTAACTGTACTATTGTGTGTAATACAGTTAGTATGATATACCATATATTTGTTAATGTAAATAGTTTTTTTAAAGGCTCTTTTCGTATACATTGTGGCTATTTCATCATATTTTTGATTAAATTTTCCATTTTACGGTTGATTTCCATCAAAAATAGACGGATCTAGCTGCAGTGGCTAGGGACTAGGGCATTTGTCAGCCCACTGCGTGAATCGGGATTCACTACGTGTTCTGCCAGATGCCTACCGTCCCTGAGCAGCCACTTCCGCATTTCGTGATCTAGCTGCAGAGGCTAGGGACTAGGGCATTTGTCAGCCCACTGCGTGAATCGGGATTCACTACGTGTTCTGCCAGATGCCTGCCGTCCCTGGGCGAGCCACTTCCGCATTTCGTGATCTAGCTGCAGAGGCTAGGGACTAGGGCATTTGTCAGCCCACTGCGTGAATCGGGATTCACTACGTGTTCTGCCAGATGCCTGCCGTCCCTGGGCAGCCACTTCCGCATTTCGTGATCTAGCTGCAGTGGCTAGGGACTAGGGCATTTGTCAGCCCACTGCGTGAATCGGGATTCACTACGTGTTCTGCCAGATGCCTGCCGTCCCTGGGCAGCCACTTCCGCTTTTCGTAAATGATGCCCGAAACAAAGCTATTTCATAGATGATAAACTGATTCGAAAAGACACAAACTTTGCTAAAACAGCCTTTTTAAAAGGTATTGGCGTTTATTTTCTAGCGCCTTGCTTTTATCTATTGGGAAAAGAGTGATAAAGTTGAATGACTAGGAGAAGGAGGGGTGTCGAGGTGAATATAAAGAAAAGATTTTTTGAGACAGAGGCAGACTTAGAGGCTCAATATCAATTTTGGATAGAACGAACAAAAGTATTACCTTTTGCTTGGAAACCAACGCTCTCACCGACTGTTTTTAGACAGGGCGCGTCGTTTCACCCCAAATCACGCTATTTCGCATTTGAAGGGGAGAAGTTGGTGGGATACTGTAGTTTTACGGGAAGTGGAGATTTTGTTTCGATTGGTTATCCATGGGTATTACCAGGTTATGAAGGGGAATTACAAGAAGAGTTATTTCAACATGTGGTTGAATTTGCAACCAGCGAGGAATATGAAGGGAAAATTTTGGCACAACGCTTTCGTTCTCAATGGAAGAAACAAATTCAATTTTTTGAATCGAAAGGATTTGAAATAACGGGAAGATCGAAAGTAATCGGCCGGTCGAGTGAAAAAATGGAAGCTGCCCCATATTGGGTAAATTCAAATAGAAGTAATCAATTTGAATTTGAAAAAATAAAGCCATTAGTTAATTCATCGACAGAATCAAATCCAGCAGAATTATTAATGTTAGAAGAATATTATGATTCGGTTGCTTTTGATTTTGCTTATGAATTTCAATATGAAAAAGAGATCTGTGGATACTTTGGTGTGACGATTCGAAAGGATACGGGGTATGCGGAAATTCTCGCCCCGTTCATATCCCAACAGTGGAATCAAAAGTTTCCTGACATGATTCAGGCAATCTTATTAGATCTAAAAGATCAGGTTCACTATATTAGTATCGGAGAATCAGCCGTTCCGGATGCTGTTTCTTTAACCTCATTAGGATTTACGTTCGTAACTGAGGATGTCATGCTGATGAAAAAGGTATAATCATTAATAGATTGACGATTGTCGACTTCACTTAATACATGGAGAATGCTCTCTATGATTAAAATAAGTAGCCACAATGGATACGAAAGGCTGTTTTCGCAAAGATTGTGGTTTTTCAAATTAGCCCTTAATTCGTGATGGAGATTGACTTCGGGCATCTTTTCTCATCATTTTAAATCCGAATTGAGGAAAGAAAAGAGTGGTTCCATCCTTTTTTGTATGCTACAGCAACAAAGTATGCGAAAAGAACCTGATTGAATGATGCAAATCAGCCTCCACTCCGACAGTTTCCCCCACAAAAACCTGTCCTTAGCGGCAAAAAAAACATGGATTATTTACATAGAGTTGAAGAAACATAGCTAACGAAAACTGCCTTTCCTAATGAAAAACTCCTCATTACAAGATGAAAAGTAGGAATTCAATCGAAAAAACCTTTCTGCCTGTTTTTTCTTTGTGCCCAGAGCAACAAAGTATATGAAAAGAACCTTATGAAAATAGCTTCAAGTAAGGCTAACCATGGAGATGGAAGGGAGAAGCTCAAGTGGATATAATTCAGAAAATATTGACATTTAATCGTCTGTCCTATACCTTGAAAAGAGAGAGTATGTAGGAGGGGAATCCATAATGGAAAATGCTTTATCATTTGCGAAAGAATTCGATCAAAGAGATATCCTATCCCCTTTTCGTAGCGAATTTTACCTACAACCCGAAACAATCTACCTCGATGGCAATTCATTAGGATTGCTTTCCAGGCGGGCTGAGAGGGCTGTTTACTCCATGATGGAGGCGTGGAAATCGCTAGGAATTGACGGCTGGACAGAGGGAGAACATCCATGGTTTTATTTGTCTGAAACTTTAGGAGAGAAGCTGGCTCCGTTAGTTGGGGCTAACAAAGAGGAGATAATTGTAACCGCTTCCACTACGGTTAATCTTCACCAATTATTAGCCACCTTCTATCAGCCTTCTGGAAAAAGAACGAAGATTTTATGCGATGAATTAAACTTCCCATCTGATATTTATGCAATTAAAAGTCAATTAAAGTTGAAGGGATATTCTCCTGAAGATCACCTTGTTCAAGTGAAAAGTGAAGATGGTCGTTTTCTAAAAGAAACAGACATTGTGGAAGCGATGACAGAAGACATTGCTCTGATTGTGTTACCAACCGTTTTATATCGATCGGGTCAGTTGTTAGA includes the following:
- a CDS encoding polysaccharide deacetylase family protein — encoded protein: MKRFLLMMISLSVIYLFISTDKTTTKVAHTHSTTHPLLIKKSIKSTREDFFQSSAASLLPPLLEASYPAPTEWGLDVTGVKNSLSTEQKVVALTFDACGSTTGNGYDEELMTYLIQENIPATLFLNQRWIQANQEIFTSLAEHPLFEIENHGTHHRPLSTAGQSAYGIPGTNSPEEVLEEVMSNHRYIAELTGREPKFFRSGTAHYDEVAVGLLGALGLQVVNFDLNGDAGATFSSQQVENSLLQAQPGSIAILHMNQPESETAEGIQLAVPKLRDQNYTFVKLEDYPLQ
- a CDS encoding CHY zinc finger protein, translating into MNSNVTVKGIEMDEQTRCCHYSSELDIIALKFKCCQTYFPCYQCHEELTGHVPILWGKQEKQTKAILCGSCWNELTIEAYQSCQERCPNCRARFNPGCANHYHLYFD
- a CDS encoding SDR family NAD(P)-dependent oxidoreductase, with product MTILITGAAGFIGFHVTKRLLQQGYDVIGIDNFDPYYSVELKKDRLNQLQHPHFMFEKVDIEQEQEVLDIFAKYKPQKVLHLAGQAGVRYSLENPKAYISANISGFFHILNACKSSQIEHFLYASSSSIYGESEKQPFSIQDRVDQPVSLYAATKKSNELMAYSYSHVYGLRTTGLRFFTVYGPWGRPDMAYYSFTEKIIGGKPISLYNHGDMRRDFTYIDDVVQAVVALLSKVYKEEDAPYSIFNIGSHSPEKLGDFVSLLEDLTGKEAHIEYKEMQPGDVKETYADITELQAEIDFAPSTSLLEGLTSFVKWYKMYHS
- a CDS encoding ABC transporter ATP-binding protein codes for the protein MIQLMNVTKHFEKQEAVKDVTLSVKKGTIYGLLGSNGAGKTTLLKMLAGIYRPSTGSVLVKEQAVFENTTIKENMIYIPDTIYFLPLATVEQMASYYQNIYPTWNEERYRSLESVFSITRKQKVHRLSKGMQRQVAFWLALSCMPELLILDEPIDGLDPVMRQKIKNLLFQDVAEREMTIIISSHNLREIEDLCDHVGIMHKGQLLIEKEIDELKADTHKIQVAFRHKDHRTKILANCSVLHQEQRGSVSLFIIRGEADAISAAFTALDPLVFDLLPLTLEEIFIYEMGDHGYEINNILL
- a CDS encoding GntR family transcriptional regulator; this encodes MFDIDIRSRKPIYEQLVDKIKEFIISGVLTPDEKLPSVRHLSKELTVNPNTIQKAYRELEREGYLYSQPGKGSFVAPLPDSLQQRKLQLVKKELLKLISEAIFLGLTEIELLEIYTTVISSHPKGEQL